TTATGTATAGCGCTAGCCATACCGACTAGAACCGGGTGCAGGGGGTTCACCCCTACGGGAAGGCTACGCCCCCCCTTTGTCCTAACTAACTCCCCCACTGCTATACAAGGGGATACTGTGGATTAGAATCTGAAGAATTGTTTGACAAATCAACGTACAAACTTGCTGCGCATAGTAACAAATGGAATAGAGATGAGGTTAGCCATAGCAAGGCTTAAGAATCATTAGGAGATTCTGTGCTGTTATTGGTTTTTTAAGCAACTTACCCTATAGTTATCTAGAGTCTCACTAGGGCGCGATCGCAGAGTCTATTATTCTTAAAAGGTCTTACATATTTTTTGATATCAAATTTAGGAAGTACAGACGATAGGTTGGGAGCTAGGTGACTGATCAAGAACATTCAAACAACGAAGAATTACACACAGTTTCAGTATCGATGAATGCTTCAAATCCGTTTACAGGTTTCAGTGGACTGAATTCAAGCCAGTTGCACGACAATAGCAGCGATTCCCTGGCGGATGAATCCAGGAGTGGTGAAATTGTGCCGAGTAGCATAGCCAAGATCAAGGTGATTGGAGTCGGTGGTGGCGGTTGTAACGCCGTTAACCGCATGGTCTCCAGTGGTGTCATAGGTATTGAGTTTTGGACAGTCAATACGGATGCTCAAGCTCTGAAGCATTCATCCGCACATAATTGTTTGCAGGTGGGTCAGAAAGTGACCCGGGGGCTCGGAGCTGGCGGCAATCCTGCCATTGGGCAAAAGGCAGCGGAAGAGTCACGAGACGAGATCTCTAGTGCCCTTGAAGGATCTGATTTGGTGTTCATCACTGCAGGCATGGGGGGGGGAACCGGAACTGGAGCTGCACCCGTCGTTGCTGAGGTCGCAAAGGAGGTGGGGGCACTCACCGTAGGGGTGGTGACCCGTCCCTTCAGCTTTGAAGGACGCCGCCGCACGAATCAAGCCGACGAAGGAATTGAAGCCCTTCAAAGTCGGGTCGATACCCTCATTGTGATTCCAAACGATAAGCTGCTGTCGGTCATCTCAGAGCAGACCCCAGTGCAAGAGGCATTCCGGGTGGCGGATGATGTCCTGCGCCAAGGGGTGCAGGGAATTTCAGACATCATCACGATCCCAGGGCTGGTCAACGTTGATTTTGCCGATGTGCGGGCAGTGATGGCGGATGCCGGGTCAGCATTGATGGGAATCGGGATCGGTTCCGGTAAATCGCGTGCCCGTGAAGCTGCCATGAGTGCAATTTCTTCGCCGCTGCTAGAGTCGTCGATTGACGGTGCGCGGGGCGTAGTCTTCAATATCACGGGGGGTAGCGATCTCACCTTGCACGAAGTGAACGCCGCTGCCGAGATTATCTATGAAGCGGTGGATCCCAATGCCAATATCATCTTTGGTGCAGTGATTGACGAGCGGGCTCAGGGTGAGGTTCGGATTACGGTCATTGCGACTGGGTTTAGCGCCGAGGCTCCGGCTCCTCCCGCAACGACGACGACGAGAGTGGCAACGCCCATGAGGCGATCGCTCTCAACGCCAACGCCGCCGCCAACGTCTTCCCCCTCGACCGAACCACGGAAATCCCCTCCAGGTTTGGATATTCCGGAATTTTTGCAGCGCCGTCGCCCTAACCGTTAATGACTTCTGGGGGCGATCGCCCAATCCAAAACCTTGATATTCTCGACACTGGGAGGAGCGATCGCCCCTCCCACTTTTGTATGACTTAGTAGGGTACACGTCTAGGGTTGGCGATCGCCCACAGACTGAAGATGGGCTACAGGTGCTGTTTGGCGAGGCCGAACCACCAGCGCACCGATGAGATAGCCGATGGTGCAGACAGCGAGCCCGTACACATTAACGCCCAGATCCACCGCATACTTGCCGCTACCGAGCGCAACCCAAGACGGAAACAGCGACGTGCCCAACGCATTTTCCATCACCCGCACCACTCCAAAGACGAGGCCGGGAATAAACGCGAGGTAGAAACTGAGGCGACCTGCCGAGGGGATGAAGGACAGCAAAAAGATGGGGGCAAGTCCCATCACCATTGTGCCGCTGATCGTCGTTGCTAAAATCACCGCAGGGCCAACGCGATCGCCAAGGTAAACGCTCAGGAGCGGTACGTTCCCTAGAATGCCCGCCGCAATGATCGCCCATCGACCAATGTAGGCTTGTTTCTCCGTTGGAGTTCCCTGGTGATTGTGCCAGTCCCTTGCGACCAATTTTGCCACGCTGGAAAAGGTAGAATCGAGCGTGGAGCCTGCACTGGTTAGCATGATGGCGTTGAACACCAGTAGCATCGGTAATCCAAACAGAGCCGGAACCGTGAGGGGCGGATGACCTTCAATGCCAAACGTTCGACTATACAAACCT
The Synechococcales cyanobacterium T60_A2020_003 DNA segment above includes these coding regions:
- the ftsZ gene encoding cell division protein FtsZ is translated as MNASNPFTGFSGLNSSQLHDNSSDSLADESRSGEIVPSSIAKIKVIGVGGGGCNAVNRMVSSGVIGIEFWTVNTDAQALKHSSAHNCLQVGQKVTRGLGAGGNPAIGQKAAEESRDEISSALEGSDLVFITAGMGGGTGTGAAPVVAEVAKEVGALTVGVVTRPFSFEGRRRTNQADEGIEALQSRVDTLIVIPNDKLLSVISEQTPVQEAFRVADDVLRQGVQGISDIITIPGLVNVDFADVRAVMADAGSALMGIGIGSGKSRAREAAMSAISSPLLESSIDGARGVVFNITGGSDLTLHEVNAAAEIIYEAVDPNANIIFGAVIDERAQGEVRITVIATGFSAEAPAPPATTTTRVATPMRRSLSTPTPPPTSSPSTEPRKSPPGLDIPEFLQRRRPNR